CTCCTGCGGCGAGCTGATAGGCTTTGCATAGAAATACGCAAACTGCGTATAACCAAACAGATGCTGAACCTTGCCCTCCGACGTTGAACCTTCGCCTCAGTCATGAACTTGAGGCGGCGTTTCATGTCGGGGGCTTTGTTGTGCGCTAAGAACGATTCAAGAACTGGGCAGAAGCCCACCCAAGGAGAATTCCCATGACCAAAAAAATCGTGCTGGCGTACAGCGGTGGCCTCGACACCTCCATCATCCTGAAGTGGCTCCAGACCGAGCGCGGTTACGAGGTCGTGACCTTCACCGCCGACATCGGTCAGGGCGACGAGGTCGAGGAAGCGCGTGTCAAGGCCCTGAACACCGGCGCCGTGAACGCCTACGCCCTTGATCTGCGCGAGGAATTCGTTTCGGACTTCGTGTTTCCCATGATGCGCTCGGCCGCGGTGTACGAGGGCTATTACCTGCTCGGGACCAGCATCGCGCGCCCATTGATCGCCAAGCACCTCGTGGAGATCGCCAAAAAAGAAGGCGCGGAGGCCATCAGCCACGGCGCCACTGGCAAGGGCAACGACCAGGTGCGCTTTGAGCTGACCGCCCTGGCGCTCGAACCCGAAATCAAGACCGTCGCTCCCTGGCGTGAGTGGAGCTTCCAGGGCCGCGCCGACCTCGAAGACTTCGCGCGCGAGAACGACATTCCGGTGCCCACCACCAAAAAAGACCCCTGGAGCACCGACGCCAACCTGCTGCACATCAGCTTCGAGGGCGGCATCCTGGAAGATCCCTGGATGGAACCACCTGCCCACATGTTCAAGCTCACCGTCGGCCCCGAAGAGGCCCCCGACGAGGCCGAGTACGTCGAGGTGGAGTTCGAGAACGGAGACCCCGTCGCCATCAACGGCGAGCGCCTCTCGCCCGCCGACCTGCTCGCGCAGGCCAACGCGGTCGCCGGTCGTCACGGTGTGGGGCGCCTTGACCTGGTCGAGAACCGCTTTGTCGGCATGAAGTCGCGCGGCGTCTACGAGACGCCCGGCGGCACGCTGCTCTACCACGCCCGCCGCGCCGTCGAGAGCCTCACCCTCGACCGTGAGGTGCTGCACCAGCGCGACGCCCTGGGCCCCAAGTACGCCGAGCTGATCTACAACGGCTTTTGGTACGCGCCCGAACGCGAAGCGCTGCAGGCCTACTTCGACTTCGTGGCGCGAAGCGTCACCGGCACCGCCCGTCTGAAGCTCTACAAGGGCAACGTGATCGTTGCGGGCCGCAAAGCCCCGAAGAGCCTGTACGACAAGGACCTCGTCACCTTCGAAGCGGGCGGCGATTACAACCAGGCCGACGCCGCGGCCTTTATCAAGCTGAATGCCCTGCGCCTGCGCGTGCGCACCCGTGCCGAACAGAAGGCGGAGGGCAAAACGCCCGTTAAGGCCGGTGACTGATGGCGCGGGTGCGGCGTGCCGGCAGCGAGGACGCGGGCCTGATGGCCGCGCTGACCCGTCAGTGCTGGGCGGGCAGCGTGCCGGGCGACTCCAGCGCGCACTTCGAAGACGAAACGCGCGTGCTGAGCGACCTGGCCAGTGGCGGCGGCCTGATCCTGGAGCACGGGGTGATTGCCGTGGCCTCGCTGCGCTGGCGTGACCTGCCTCCAGGGGCCAGCGGACCGGGCCGGGCCACGCCGCGCCTGTGGGAAGTGTGCCGCCTGGGCGTGCTGCCGCACCACCGCCAGCACGGTCACGGCGAGCGCCTGATGCGTGAAGTCGAAGCGCTCGCGGCGAGCGGCGGCGTCCCGGAAGTGCGCCTCGCCGTGCGCCGCGACGCCAGCGTGAAGCTCGTGCAGTTCTACCAGCGCCTCGGCTATACCATCGACCCGGCGCTGGTCTACAGCCACGCCAACCCCCAGAACCCCACGCCCATTGTGATGCGCAAGGAGCTGCTGCACGCCATGGGAGTGAGCGCTTGACGATGGGCACCGCGAGCTGCATCGCCAAATCACAGGTGCTTCACGCCGGGTACGTACTCCGGCTTGCCGCCGTCGCCGATGCGGACACCATTGCTTTCCAGCGGGCCGCGATGTTTGCCGAAATGGGCACCTCGTACAGTGAGGAGCACACCACGCAGTTCGCGCCCTGGATTCGGGACCGCCTGTCGGGCGGCACCTACCTGGGCCTGCTGATCGAGCATGCCGGACAGGTGGTTGCGGGAGCTGGCCTGATGTTTCTGGACTGGCCGCCCAGCCATCTGGACCCTGGCAGCCGGCGCGCATACCTGCTCAACGTCTATACCGAGCCGAAGCACCGCGGGTGTGGCCTCGCGCGGGCGCTCACGCAGGCCGCCATCCACGAAACACGGGCCCGAGGCATTGCCGTGCTGGCCCTGCATGCCAGTGAAGCGGGCCGACCCCTTTATACGAAGCTGGGCTTTCAGGCCACCAACGAAATGCGCTTTCTCACTTCCGTGCAGGGCAGTTGAGCAGATCAGGAGTCAGGACATGACCACGAACACGTCAGACAAGAAACTCTGGGGAGGACGCTTTGCCGAGGCGACAGACGGGCTCGTCGAGCGCTTCAATGCCTCGGTGGGTTTCGATCAGCGTCTGGCCGAACAGGACATTCGCGCCTCGCTCGCGCACGTCGCGATGCTGGGCCAGCAGGGCATTCTCGAGGGCGCCGAGGTCGCGCGCATCACCGGCGGGCTGCAGGAGATCCTGACCGCCATCC
The Deinococcus peraridilitoris DSM 19664 genome window above contains:
- a CDS encoding argininosuccinate synthase, with protein sequence MTKKIVLAYSGGLDTSIILKWLQTERGYEVVTFTADIGQGDEVEEARVKALNTGAVNAYALDLREEFVSDFVFPMMRSAAVYEGYYLLGTSIARPLIAKHLVEIAKKEGAEAISHGATGKGNDQVRFELTALALEPEIKTVAPWREWSFQGRADLEDFARENDIPVPTTKKDPWSTDANLLHISFEGGILEDPWMEPPAHMFKLTVGPEEAPDEAEYVEVEFENGDPVAINGERLSPADLLAQANAVAGRHGVGRLDLVENRFVGMKSRGVYETPGGTLLYHARRAVESLTLDREVLHQRDALGPKYAELIYNGFWYAPEREALQAYFDFVARSVTGTARLKLYKGNVIVAGRKAPKSLYDKDLVTFEAGGDYNQADAAAFIKLNALRLRVRTRAEQKAEGKTPVKAGD
- a CDS encoding GNAT family N-acetyltransferase, coding for MARVRRAGSEDAGLMAALTRQCWAGSVPGDSSAHFEDETRVLSDLASGGGLILEHGVIAVASLRWRDLPPGASGPGRATPRLWEVCRLGVLPHHRQHGHGERLMREVEALAASGGVPEVRLAVRRDASVKLVQFYQRLGYTIDPALVYSHANPQNPTPIVMRKELLHAMGVSA
- a CDS encoding GNAT family N-acetyltransferase, whose product is MGTASCIAKSQVLHAGYVLRLAAVADADTIAFQRAAMFAEMGTSYSEEHTTQFAPWIRDRLSGGTYLGLLIEHAGQVVAGAGLMFLDWPPSHLDPGSRRAYLLNVYTEPKHRGCGLARALTQAAIHETRARGIAVLALHASEAGRPLYTKLGFQATNEMRFLTSVQGS